In Pseudomonadota bacterium, the following proteins share a genomic window:
- a CDS encoding inositol monophosphatase, giving the protein MTPTERARRFHAASGLAREAGLLALSLQGDLAKLGVRLKGLQDYLTEADGAVERLIVERLGGSFPGDAFLGEEGGGTVGRNTWVIDPIDGTANYARRLVPFSVSIALVAEGEIEVGVIYNPATDELFQAERGNGATCNGRPMRVSQTSLPGRAMIEMGWSPRLPMAGYLKALERIVAGGAMMGRSGAGALSLAHVADGRLDGAAELHINSWDVLAGILMVREAGGWTNDFLAGEGLTRGNPIMAAAPGIKDFLVGILSDLI; this is encoded by the coding sequence ATGACACCGACCGAACGCGCCCGCCGCTTCCACGCCGCCAGCGGCCTTGCGCGCGAGGCCGGGCTCTTGGCGCTCAGCCTGCAGGGCGATCTTGCCAAGCTCGGCGTTCGCCTGAAGGGTCTCCAGGACTATCTGACCGAGGCCGACGGCGCGGTCGAGCGGCTGATCGTCGAACGCCTGGGCGGAAGCTTCCCGGGCGATGCCTTTCTCGGCGAGGAGGGCGGCGGCACGGTCGGACGCAACACCTGGGTCATCGATCCCATCGACGGCACCGCCAACTACGCCCGTCGGCTGGTACCCTTCTCGGTCTCGATCGCGCTGGTGGCCGAGGGCGAGATCGAGGTGGGCGTCATCTACAATCCGGCGACGGACGAGCTGTTCCAGGCCGAGCGCGGCAACGGTGCTACCTGCAACGGCCGCCCTATGCGGGTGAGCCAGACGAGCCTGCCCGGCCGCGCCATGATCGAGATGGGCTGGTCCCCGCGCCTGCCGATGGCGGGCTACCTCAAGGCGCTGGAGCGCATCGTCGCCGGCGGCGCCATGATGGGCCGGTCCGGCGCCGGCGCGCTCAGCCTCGCCCATGTCGCCGACGGCAGGCTCGATGGTGCCGCCGAATTGCACATCAATTCCTGGGACGTGCTGGCGGGCATCTTGATGGTGCGCGAGGCCGGCGGCTGGACCAACGATTTCCTCGCCGGCGAAGGTCTGACGCGGGGCAACCCGATCATGGCGGCGGCACCGGGGATCAAGGACTTCCTGGTGGGGATCTTGAGCGACTTGATTTGA
- a CDS encoding methionyl-tRNA formyltransferase, with amino-acid sequence MRIVVHGQQAFGKAVLEALIKRGETVIAAYVAPEKEGAKADPLKEAAIAAKLPVYQPASYRKPEVWEEFKALKPDLQVMAFVTLFVPEEFLNIPTHGSIQYHPSLLPAYRGASAINWPIIKGEKETGLSIFWPDNGLDTGDVLLQKKTPIGPTDTLGTVYFDRLFPMGVEALMESIDLVKAGKAPRVKQDESKATYEGRCGADNAHIDWGKPWEQIDRLIRGCSPAPGAWSTLDGKVVRIFEAKPLPAKDPKGIAGKMGEIVAVEADGVTVVCADGRFKVMRVQPADGKKIGAGEWAASAKLVTGARLT; translated from the coding sequence ATGCGTATCGTGGTTCACGGCCAGCAGGCCTTCGGCAAGGCCGTGCTGGAGGCGCTCATCAAGCGCGGCGAGACCGTCATTGCCGCCTACGTCGCCCCGGAGAAAGAGGGCGCGAAGGCCGATCCGCTCAAGGAAGCGGCCATTGCGGCGAAGCTCCCGGTCTATCAGCCCGCCTCATACCGCAAGCCGGAGGTGTGGGAAGAGTTCAAGGCGCTCAAGCCCGACCTGCAGGTGATGGCCTTCGTCACGCTGTTCGTGCCGGAGGAGTTCCTCAACATCCCGACCCACGGCTCGATCCAGTATCACCCCTCGCTGCTGCCGGCCTATCGCGGGGCTTCCGCGATCAATTGGCCGATCATCAAGGGCGAGAAGGAAACCGGCCTGTCGATCTTCTGGCCCGACAACGGGCTCGATACCGGCGACGTGCTCCTCCAGAAGAAAACACCGATCGGTCCGACCGACACGCTGGGCACCGTCTATTTCGATCGGCTGTTCCCGATGGGCGTCGAGGCGCTGATGGAGTCGATCGATCTGGTGAAGGCCGGCAAGGCGCCGCGCGTCAAGCAAGACGAGTCGAAAGCCACATATGAGGGCCGTTGCGGGGCGGACAACGCCCACATCGACTGGGGCAAACCCTGGGAGCAGATCGACCGCCTCATTCGAGGGTGCAGTCCGGCACCCGGCGCGTGGTCGACGCTCGACGGCAAGGTGGTGCGGATCTTCGAGGCGAAGCCGCTGCCGGCGAAGGACCCGAAGGGCATCGCGGGCAAGATGGGCGAGATCGTCGCGGTCGAGGCAGACGGGGTCACCGTGGTCTGCGCCGACGGCCGCTTCAAGGTCATGCGCGTGCAGCCCGCCGACGGCAAGAAGATCGGCGCCGGCGAATGGGCGGCATCGGCCAAGCTCGTGACCGGAGCGAGGCTCACCTAG
- a CDS encoding gamma carbonic anhydrase family protein, protein MSGLILPFMGISPRIAADAYIAETAAVIGDVEVGSEASLWFGVVARGDYAKIRIGARTNVQDGTIIHIDRAPIDTVIGADILIGHAAVIHACTLEDRCFVGMKACVMDGAVVETGAMVAAGALVTPGKHVRKGELWAGNPAKLLRPLRADESEKLTEAAAHYVEFARQFRKEQEARLRAQAAQ, encoded by the coding sequence ATGAGCGGTCTCATTCTGCCCTTCATGGGCATCTCGCCCAGGATCGCGGCGGATGCCTATATCGCCGAAACCGCCGCCGTGATCGGCGACGTCGAGGTGGGATCCGAGGCGAGCCTGTGGTTCGGCGTGGTCGCCCGCGGCGACTACGCCAAGATCCGCATCGGCGCCCGCACCAATGTGCAGGACGGCACCATCATCCACATCGACCGTGCCCCGATCGATACCGTTATCGGCGCCGACATCCTGATCGGGCACGCGGCCGTGATTCATGCCTGCACCCTCGAAGACCGTTGCTTCGTCGGCATGAAGGCCTGCGTCATGGACGGAGCGGTGGTCGAAACCGGCGCCATGGTCGCCGCGGGGGCGCTCGTCACGCCGGGCAAGCACGTGCGGAAGGGCGAGCTCTGGGCGGGGAACCCGGCGAAGTTGCTGCGGCCGCTCAGAGCCGATGAAAGCGAGAAGCTGACAGAGGCTGCGGCGCACTACGTCGAATTTGCACGTCAGTTCCGCAAGGAGCAGGAGGCGCGGCTGAGGGCGCAGGCGGCGCAGTAG